The Corynebacterium felinum DNA segment TAAAAAAGACTTCGCTTTCCCCATTGATGTCGTAAACGCGCGCTATGAAGCCAACGGTGATGCGCAACTACCACTGAAAGGTGACATTCACTTCCGTGCGCACTACGACAGCAAGGAAGACCGCTGGGGTTTGGATGTGAAGCTCAGCGATTTCAAGCTGGTGTTCAAGGGCGCTTCTGCGACCGTGACCGTGGACTATGAAACCAAGGGTGATCTTGGGGCAGCGACCGGTCAAGGTACCACGGGCACGACTGGAAGCAAGAGTGGTAATGATGTGGAGCTGGCGCGTTTTACCTTGCCTAAGGGGCCGATGGTTCCCACTAGGGCTGGCTACAATTACAAAAATATCGACCCCACCGTTGCAGGGCCCGGTTTCCAGGAAGCATTTATTAATAATCGCTATGCTGAGGGCACCGTGCTGGATGCGCCAGATTTAACGCTGGCGTTTAATATTCCTGGCGATGTGGATCACTACGGCACGAAGTCCTCGGTGGATTCGGAAAACCGAACCAAGGTTATTGTTGGCTCCTTAGTGGGCGTGTTTGCACTGTTCGGTGCGATTGTGGCGGCGCTTAAAGCGTTGGCGCCACGGTTCGGATTGCGGCTTCCTTTCTAAGCAATCCTGCCGGTGTGATCCCCCTAACACGCACCTTATATAAGAAATAACCAAAGAGAAGGCTCTTGTTCCTGAGCAGGGAATGAGAGTCTTTCTGTTATGTGGAATCGTTTCGGATTGGCGTGATATTTTAAACGTGGCATGAAAAAGATGAACATTCACTATTGATTGGATTCTAAGAGAGGAAACATCATGCGTACCACGTTATTGGCACCGTCCGTCGCCGCCATTATGGTGGCTTCGATGATGCATCCGGCAGCAACAGCAGCAGAAAGGATGAGCATTTCTCAGGGAACCTTCACCATGGTTTTAACTCATGGGAGCAATGAAGTCAGTTCCGTTCAGTTGCCCATCAATGCTCATACCTCCCGCATCGATACCACAGGCGCGGGTGTTCTCCATGTATTTGGTCCAGTGCAGTTTAAAGGCGGCGGACACCAAGGCAACCAGCCCTTTAAGTACACCTACAATTTGAACTTGAGCAATATGCGGGTCAACCTGAATGCTCAAACAAAGCGGGGTAATTTTGTTGCCGACTACGAGCTTGATTATTTGGACAACCGCGCCGATAAGAGAGCAAAGAACGTTGTGCTCGCGGAATTTCCCATTAGCCCTGATTTCGATCCGCGGAAGAAGAACTACACCAGCAAGGCTTTTGATTTGTACCGGGTTGATTCCGCGCGTCCACACTTGCCGGAGCCACTTCCTGGATGGGCTGTTGCACCAGTAGATACCGGTCGCTATTCGCTCACCTTCACCACTGGCAGTGGTGGTAGCAATAATCCCACCCCGCCACATCAACCTGCCCCTCCTGGGCAGCAGCCACCTTTTGGTGGTTTGTCAAGCGGTGTTGGTTGGCAGTCGACCGTTGCTTTGGTGGTCAGTGTTCTAGCAGCTGTGACAGCTTTAGCGGGTTTGCTCACTAATGCCCTGAAGGTATTTCCGAATCTGAAGCTCGGTTCTTAAAAAATATTGTCTTAGTGCCTTTCACGCCCCTTGCAACAGTTGTGTGATTGCGCCAAACATACAGGTGGTTTCTTCGACACATTGAAGAAACCACCTGTGCGTATTTGCCCAGTACTATATTGCGGCGAATCCTGCTTCGAGATCAGCGAGAATATCGTCAATATCTTCAATGCCCACAGATAACCGGATGGTGGACTCGGAAATGCCCGCTAGTGCTAGACCTTCGGCGTCGCTTTGCGAATGCGTGGTGGTAGCAGGGTGCACGACGAGGGAGCGCACGTCGCCGATGTTGGCGAGATTAGAGTGCAGCTTCAGCGCGTCGATGAAAGCCCAGGCTTCGTCTTTGCCACCCACAACATCGAAGGACAGGACAGAACCGGTGTACTTCAAGCCCAGTTTTTCCTTTGTGGCGTACCACGGGGAGGAGGGCAGGCCGGCGAAGTTTACCTTGGACACCTTTGGGTGATCGTTGAGGAACTGAGCTACCGTGAGCGCGTTTTGGTTGTGGCGTTCAACGCGCAGGAATAGGGTGTCGAGGCCCTGGACGCTGATCCATGCGTTGAAGGGGGAGAGTGCTGCGCCGGTGTCGCGTAGCAGGCCGACGCGGGCTTTAAGCCCGAATGCGGCAGGTCCTAGGTCGGCGTATTTCAGGCCGTGGTAGGCCGGATCGGGGGTGACGAAGCTGGGGTGTACGGGTTGTCCGTCGCGTTCGACGGTCCAGTCGAAGCTGCCGCCGTCGACAAGGATGCCGCCGATCACGCTGCCGTTGCCGGTGTAGAACTTTGTTAGCGATGCCACCACAATATCCGCGCCGAGGGCAAGCGGTTTGACTAGCGCTGCGGTAGCGATGGTGTTATCAACAATCAGCGGCACCTGGTTACGGTGTGCAACTTCAGCGATGGCGGGAATATCAAGGATGTCTGCTTGGGGGTTGGCGAAGGTTTCGCCATAAAATGCCTTGGTGTTTGGGCGTACTGCTTGCTGCCATGCTTCGGGGTCGTCGGGGTTTTCGACCAACGTAACCTCGATGCCCAGCCGGGCGAGGGTGACTTGGAAAAGGGTGGAGGTGCCACCATAGAGGCGGGAGGAGGCAACAATGTGATCGCCGGCGGAGGCAAGGTTTAAGATCGCTGCGGTTTCTGCTGCTTGGCCGGAGGCGAAGGCAACAGCGTGGACGCCGCCTTCGAGGGTGGCGACGCGGGTTTCGAGCGCTTCCGTGGTGGGGTTGGTTAAGCGGGTGTACACCGGTCCGATGTCTTCGAGTGCGAAGCGCTGCTTTGCGTGCTCGGCGGAGTCGAAGAGGTAGGAGGTGGTCAAATACAGTGGCAGGTTGCGTGCGCCGGTGTCGGAATCAACTGGCTGGCCTGCGTGAATAGCTTGGGTTGCTGGTGCCCAATCGGCGGCGTTGGAGTTATCGTATTTCGGTGCCATGGTGCGCTCCTTGAAGGGGGTGAAGGTGAGTGAAAGTTGAGTTTTTACCTCACCTTGCGCCTCAGGTGGTGAGGTGGGACACAAAATCATGTCGTTCTGTGACAAAGTTACGCACTGTGGGCCGAAAAAAGAAACCGCTCTGTCTACTTTTGGGTTAAAACCGCAGCTAATCGGGTGTAAATAATATTATTCATCCCGCACTATGCTGTGCTTGTTTGCACTGCTTATCGACGTCGCCACCCTCACCTCATCGATGAACGGTGCTGGCGGCGTCGATACGCTAAAAGCGCAGAGCAAGAAGCCAGCCAGCCACACCCCCGCCCACAAGTGCAGCAAGCACACCGAAAAACCCACGCCACCACTCTGCGCTCAACACAGGCGCCGACGAACTCCCACCTGCACCCACCTGCGCCTCAAGCGCTAAACGCTGCGCTTTTTCTTCCTCTAATTCCTGCACTAGCTGCTCAGACAACTGCTGCTGTTTAACGAGCGCGGCCTGCGCAATTTCTTGTTCCCGCTGCGCGTGCGCAACGACCTGCCGCGCATCGTCTTGTGCCTGCTGCGCCTGCGCAATTTGCTCAGCTGCCGAATCGTGCAGCGCCTGCGCCTGCTCATGCAACTGCTGGGCCTTGTCGACGTTCGCGGCAGCTAAAGCTTCACGCTCAGTCGCACGCTCCAGCGCCTTTTGGGCATCTGCGGCGTTGGTTTCCGCGATCTCGAGTGCGATCGCACGCTGCTGCTGCGCGGCCAGGATACGCTGATTGATCCGATCTGCCACCCCCGGATCGATCTCCGCCATGAACTCAGTGCTGCGCGGCTGCGGGCGCGAATTAACTTCACGGACAATCCAGTCATATACAGCCGGAACAGAACTGAAATTAGTTTTCACAGACGAGCCAATTGAGGAAGAAATACCCGCAACAGTGCCCCGAATAAACAGCGGCCCACCAGAATCACCCGGACGATTTTTCGTCACACCCTCATTTTCACTGACAAACATCGCACCCTGATTAAAACCGCTGGCAGTATAGGCCCCCACCACTTTCTGGTGCGACATCTTCAACACATCCTTCGTGCCCGAACCCCACCCATAATTAGTGCCGGCATCATTGATGCGCACAGCATCACGAGAAATATCAGCATAATGCGCCAAACCCAAACCTGATTCAACAAACACCAACGCAATATCGCCACTCGGGGCATCAGCATGCCACACACCCGTGATCGAAGGCGCGGGCAGCGTAGTGCCCCGCTGAATATCCACCGTGGCAATCTCGTCTTTATTTTTCCGGCAGTGCTCAGCTGTAAGCACCCAGTGCTCATCAATAGCAACCCCAGTGCACAAGCTTCTGCCATTGACAATCAAGCGCACCACTTTATTCGCTTCGATTTCTTCAACCCGTGTTTCCCGACCCCCTTCCATGGCACTAGCCTGCGGGATCACTAGGGTTGAACCTGCACCAAAGCATAGGAGAACAAGGGGAAGAAGGAGGCGTTTACACATGGAAAAGACCACTTTTCTCAGCCGGAAAGCGCTGCATAGAACAAGGAAAAGGACAGGGCAGTGTTACTACTCAACACAAGGGGTGCTACAGATATGGCCCCGCCTAGCTTTCGCCCACAAGCATTCCGGAAGAGAAGATCTATTCAGACCACAGTTGAATGTGAGTCTATTATCATTTCCAACATAAACAAAGCCTGATGCATTCGCGCACAAGAAGTGCCGCATCCACTCACGCTTCGCGTCGCGCTACCACCCATCGAGCCTGCTGGGGGGCAGGATGATAGCGACCACTTTGCACGGTTGTGCGTTCGCCTTCGGTAATGGCAACGCGGGGAAGGTTGTGACCAGTGTGGCTTCCGGGTATTCCTGTGAGCGCCATAGAAATATGGGCTCGTTTTTCATAGATCAAGTCAAAAGTTCGTGATAGTGTCGCCTATAACTATGAAGGATTGCGTCGAAGTTGCTATTCGTTAGCGTGGATTGTGCGCAATGGTAACCCTCGGCGATGTGAAAAAGTTTGGGAAATAGTTACTGCCTATATTTATATGAATTCTTCACAATGTTTGAGCATTGATAAAAAGCGGCGTTTCTCCGGTTTTTGAATATAGTCTGAAGCTGTATCTGGCAGCCAAAGTGCTGGGAGATTTTTAAGGAGTAAATCATGAGTGCTTACTTCAAAGCTGTGATCGTCTATATGTTTGTTTTTTCAATATGCGCTATCATGTTTGACGGTCTAGATACCGTTGGTGGAACCACGGCTACCATAGTGTTATCAATGCTTTCTGCGCTGGTGACGTGGTTCGTATCTTCCCGTGAAGGGGATTGAAAAGAGTGCAAATTACTCAAAAGAAGTGGTGTAAATTTCTGCAATTAGTGTAACTTGGGCCCCTATTGTATGGATGTGACGATAGGGGTGGTACTTCTTTTAAAGGTGAAAAATATGGTGCTTCGTATTTCAAATATTCATAAATCTTTTGGAGAAAAGAAAGTTCTCAACGGTGTGAATTTCAATGTTCACAAAGGGGAAATATTTAGCCTGCTCGCTGCCAATGGTGGGGGTAAAACAACCCTCATGCGGATCATCATGGGACTACTTCCTGCAGATTCAGGGGAGATTCACATCAATGATGTACAAGTGCAGCCAGGATCTGTCAAAGGGGTGGGCTATATGCCCGAGGAACGGGGGTTGTATGTCAACGAAACGGTCCGCAAACAGCTTCGCTACTTCGCACTTTTGCATAAAGTGCCAGCAGATACTGTTGATAAGAGAATTGATAAAATCCTCGCTCAGCTCGACGTGGAACAATACGCCGATAGTAAAGTCAAGCACCTATCTTTAGGGAACAAGCAGCGCGTGCAGATCGCAGCTGCCCTCATCCACGAACCTGAGCTTCTCATTCTTGATGAACCCTTTTCTGGACTTGATCCGATGTCGGTTGAACGACTCATCGCACTGCTCAAAGAATATGCGCGGGGTGGGCGCACCATTGTATTTAGTTCACATCAAATCGACATTGTTGACCGCATTTCTGACACCTTGGCGGTGATGAAGGAAGGGGTAATAGTTTTCCAAGGGGATCCTTCGTCGCTGAAGCTGAGAGATGAACTCACAGTAGTGCATATTCACGCGGTCTTTGAAGAAGGTCGCTCAGTTGAAGACCTCGACTTTAGTCAATGCAGTTCTGTGCATTCGTGGGATGGGCTGACGCTGACATTAAATTCTGATCACATAACAGTCGAGGAATTAATGAAGTCCGGTTTACAGGGGCAGGAAATCCGGGGTGTGGATTATCAAAAGCAATCGCTCACCCAAGCTTTGGAATCACTTTACGATGGTGCGGAAGGAATGAAATGATACGACACCTAGACTTCGGGGTAATTGCCACAATCGCGCGCAGGGAAGCGGCCCTTAGCTTGCGAAGCCTTGGTACGCATCTCACCCTTGTAGTACTTGCCGCCGGAATGATCTACTTAGCCTGCGGCGTATTGGAACCGCGTGACGATCTCTTCGCCGGTGAGGTCGGAATTACGATCGTGTCCATATTTTTGTTTGTGGCCTTATCCATCGTGATCATGATGAATTCCACCTTGGCCGGAGCTTCGATTACCGATGAGCGCGACAATAAAATAACCGAAATTCTCCTCTCTGCGACGAGACCAGAAGAACTGTATATTGGAAAGCTTTTCGGACACGCGCTCGTGGGCATCGGCCAACTCATAGTTTTATGGGCAGTGGTTGTGCTTTCGCTTTTTTCCATCGACACCGGCGCAAACAGTGATTTTCCTTGGTTTACGGCAGTAATAGTTCTCGCCTTTTTCCTCCCCGGCTATCTTCTATTCACCGCGCTCCATGCCATTACAGGTGTGTTGGTCTCGCGTAACGAAGACTACGTTTTTGCGCAAATACCGATCTTATTCCTGCTGCTTTTTTCACTCAGCATCCCTTTCGCACCGCTTGTGAATTGGGGATCGTCTTCTGAGGGATGGCTAGTAGCTATTTCGTGGGTGCCACCACTATCCATGGGGGCAGCCCCCTTAGTACATTTAGTGGGCAACGGTGCCGTTTGGCTTGTGGTTTCTTCGTGGTTACTGCTGGTCTTTTCTACACTGATCCTTCTAGTTCTTGGTGGCAAAATATTCCACCGCCGCATTTTGGTCTAGGCACGCAAAGGCAAAACATTCAAGGCTATAGGCGGATGACGTTCGGTTGCGTTGTTGTGTAGTCCAAAGTGCTGAATGAACTAATGCGACCGACAGCCTTAAACCAGTGGCAACTTTCCGTCGGAAAGAAAACCCTACGCACACTGTGTCAAAGCCTGGATTCACAGGCCTCCGCTAGGTCAGGTTAGGGGGAGGGGGACATATAAGCGAAATATTGATTCGACATAGAGCAAGTGCTACCCAAAAAACCGCAGGTCAGATTTTGGTGCTTGTGCTGAAAGTCGAATCAGTATTTTTGAATCAATCCTTGCGTATTTATAGGTGCTGTTTTTGTGTGGGGGAGCTTTTCTTCTGACTTCGCGCGTGTGCTCGACCTTGTGTGTTTTCCGGGGTGGAAAACTTCTGGTGTGTACTCAAAAGGTCGAGTAGCCACTGGGGTGACGCAATGTGCGGGGCGCGCTGGGGTGTTATTGGGGGTGGGTGGGGGCGTCGACAAGCACAAAAGCGGCGGGGCTTAGCATTCACACTAAGCCCCGCCGCCCACAAAGAGGGGGAAGAAATTACTTCTTCACAGCATCAATGATCTCATTGAGCGTGGCGGAAGGACGCATAATTGCAGTCACCTTCTCCTCAGATGGCTGGTAGTAGCCACCCAGATCAGCAGGAGCACCCTGGGCAGCCAGCAGCGCCGCGTTGATCTGATCAGCATTCGCAACAAGTGCCTCAGCCACAGGCTTAAAGGTTGCAGCAAGCTCAGCATCCTCAGTCTGCTCAGCCAAAGCCTTCGCCCACTCGGTGGTGAGGAAGAAGTGAGAACCACGGTTATCAATCTCGCCAACCTTGCGGGAAGGAGACTTGTTCTCATCCAGCAGACGCTCAGTTGCGGCGTCGAGAGCATCAGCCAACACAGCAGCCTTCTTGGTGCCGCCAGTGTTGGTGATGTGGCGCAGCGACTCAGCCAGAGCCAAGAACTCGCCCAGGGAATCCCAACGCAGGTGGTTTTCTTCCTGAACCTGCTGCACGTGCTTCGGTGCGGAACCGCCAGCACCAGTCTCAAACAGGCCGCCGCCAGCCATCAGCGGAACGATGGACAGCATCTTCGCGGAAGTGCCCAGCTCCAAGATGGGGAACAGGTCGGTGTTGTAGTCACGCAGCACGTTGCCGGTCACGGAGATGGTGTCCTCACCGCGGCGGATGCGCTCGATAGACACCTTGGTTGCCTCAACGGGGGACTTGATGGAAATATCCAGGCCCTCAGTGTCGTGATCAGCCAAGTACTTCTCCACCAGGGTGGTCAGGTTGCGGTCGTGAGCACGCTCAGGGTCCAGCCAGAAAATAGCTGGCATGCCGGACAGGCGGGAGCGAGTCACAGCGAGCTTGACCCAGTCCTGGATAGGGGCATCCTTGGTCTGGCATGCACGCCAAATATCGCCAGCCTCAACGTCGTGCTCGATCAAAACCTCACCAGCAGAGTTGACAACCTGCACCTTGCCGTCAGCGGCAACGCGGAAAGTCTTGTCGTGAGAGCCGTACTCCTCAGCCTTCTGAGCCATCAGACCAACGTTAGGCACGGTGCCCATGGTGGAAGGATCGTACGCGCCGTTGGCCTTACAGTCGTCGATCACGGTCTGGTACACACCTGCATAGCAGGAATCCGGGATCACAGCGAGGGTATCTTGCTCCTCACCAGCAGCGTTCCACATGTGGCCGGAGGTGCGGATCATCGCAGGCATGGACGCATCCACGATCACATCGGAAGGAACGTGCAGGTTAGTAATACCCTTGTCGGAGTTCACCATGGCTAGTGCTGGACCCTCAGCCAAAGCCTTGTCAAAAGCAGCCTTGATCTCAGCACCGTTGTCCAAAGACTCCAAGCCGGTGTAGATAGCAGCCAAGCCATTCTCACCGTTGAGGCCATTGGCCAAAAGAACCTCACCGTACTGTGCGAAGACATCAGCAAAGTAAGCACGCACCACGTGGCCGAACAAGATGGGGTCGGAGACCTTCATCATGGTGGCCTTCAGGTGAGTAGAGAACAACACGCCCTCTTCCTTAGCGCGGGCAACCTGCGCAGCAAGGAATTTATCCAGTGCCTTCGCGGACATGAAGGTGCCGTCGATAACCTCACCGGCGAGAACCTTCAGATCGGCCTTCAAAACGGTCTCGGTGCCATCGGCGGCAACATGCTTGATGGTCAACACGTTGTCGGCAGGGATGATGACGGACTTCTCGTTGTGGCGGAAGTCGTTGGCATCCATGGTGGCAACATTGGTCTTGGAAGAAGCATCCCACGCACCCATGCGGTGAGGGTTCTTCTTCGCAAAGTTCTTCACGGCAATCGGCGCGCGGCGGTCGGAGTTGCCCTCACGCAGCACAGGGTTAACAGCGGAGCCCTTGACGGCGTCGTAACGCGCACGGATGTCCTTCTCCTCATCGGTTGCAGGAGCGTCAGGGTAATCAGGAAGCTTAAAGCCCTGTGCCTGCAGCTCAGCGATGGCTGCCTTCATCTGAGGGACGGATGCGGAGATGTTAGGAAGCTTAATGATGTTTGCTTCAGGGGTCTTGGCCAGCTCACCCAAAGCCGCGAGTGCGTCTTCAACCTTCTGGTCCTCGGCGAGGAACTCAGGGAACTGGGACAGGATACGGCCTGCCAGGGAGATATCGCGAGTCTCGACCTGGATACCTGCGGTGGAAGCGAAAGCCTCAACGACTGGCTTC contains these protein-coding regions:
- a CDS encoding ABC transporter permease → MIRHLDFGVIATIARREAALSLRSLGTHLTLVVLAAGMIYLACGVLEPRDDLFAGEVGITIVSIFLFVALSIVIMMNSTLAGASITDERDNKITEILLSATRPEELYIGKLFGHALVGIGQLIVLWAVVVLSLFSIDTGANSDFPWFTAVIVLAFFLPGYLLFTALHAITGVLVSRNEDYVFAQIPILFLLLFSLSIPFAPLVNWGSSSEGWLVAISWVPPLSMGAAPLVHLVGNGAVWLVVSSWLLLVFSTLILLVLGGKIFHRRILV
- a CDS encoding O-acetylhomoserine/O-acetylserine sulfhydrylase; this translates as MAPKYDNSNAADWAPATQAIHAGQPVDSDTGARNLPLYLTTSYLFDSAEHAKQRFALEDIGPVYTRLTNPTTEALETRVATLEGGVHAVAFASGQAAETAAILNLASAGDHIVASSRLYGGTSTLFQVTLARLGIEVTLVENPDDPEAWQQAVRPNTKAFYGETFANPQADILDIPAIAEVAHRNQVPLIVDNTIATAALVKPLALGADIVVASLTKFYTGNGSVIGGILVDGGSFDWTVERDGQPVHPSFVTPDPAYHGLKYADLGPAAFGLKARVGLLRDTGAALSPFNAWISVQGLDTLFLRVERHNQNALTVAQFLNDHPKVSKVNFAGLPSSPWYATKEKLGLKYTGSVLSFDVVGGKDEAWAFIDALKLHSNLANIGDVRSLVVHPATTTHSQSDAEGLALAGISESTIRLSVGIEDIDDILADLEAGFAAI
- a CDS encoding HtaA domain-containing protein: MKKFLTAATSALLVAGACIIPVGAQEATAPSDLEPTVTSGQFVWGFRKSLVSYITGPIGRGTVTLDNGVTPFEGDKKDFAFPIDVVNARYEANGDAQLPLKGDIHFRAHYDSKEDRWGLDVKLSDFKLVFKGASATVTVDYETKGDLGAATGQGTTGTTGSKSGNDVELARFTLPKGPMVPTRAGYNYKNIDPTVAGPGFQEAFINNRYAEGTVLDAPDLTLAFNIPGDVDHYGTKSSVDSENRTKVIVGSLVGVFALFGAIVAALKALAPRFGLRLPF
- a CDS encoding ABC transporter ATP-binding protein — encoded protein: MVLRISNIHKSFGEKKVLNGVNFNVHKGEIFSLLAANGGGKTTLMRIIMGLLPADSGEIHINDVQVQPGSVKGVGYMPEERGLYVNETVRKQLRYFALLHKVPADTVDKRIDKILAQLDVEQYADSKVKHLSLGNKQRVQIAAALIHEPELLILDEPFSGLDPMSVERLIALLKEYARGGRTIVFSSHQIDIVDRISDTLAVMKEGVIVFQGDPSSLKLRDELTVVHIHAVFEEGRSVEDLDFSQCSSVHSWDGLTLTLNSDHITVEELMKSGLQGQEIRGVDYQKQSLTQALESLYDGAEGMK
- a CDS encoding NADP-dependent isocitrate dehydrogenase; this translates as MAKIIWTRTDEAPLLATYSLKPVVEAFASTAGIQVETRDISLAGRILSQFPEFLAEDQKVEDALAALGELAKTPEANIIKLPNISASVPQMKAAIAELQAQGFKLPDYPDAPATDEEKDIRARYDAVKGSAVNPVLREGNSDRRAPIAVKNFAKKNPHRMGAWDASSKTNVATMDANDFRHNEKSVIIPADNVLTIKHVAADGTETVLKADLKVLAGEVIDGTFMSAKALDKFLAAQVARAKEEGVLFSTHLKATMMKVSDPILFGHVVRAYFADVFAQYGEVLLANGLNGENGLAAIYTGLESLDNGAEIKAAFDKALAEGPALAMVNSDKGITNLHVPSDVIVDASMPAMIRTSGHMWNAAGEEQDTLAVIPDSCYAGVYQTVIDDCKANGAYDPSTMGTVPNVGLMAQKAEEYGSHDKTFRVAADGKVQVVNSAGEVLIEHDVEAGDIWRACQTKDAPIQDWVKLAVTRSRLSGMPAIFWLDPERAHDRNLTTLVEKYLADHDTEGLDISIKSPVEATKVSIERIRRGEDTISVTGNVLRDYNTDLFPILELGTSAKMLSIVPLMAGGGLFETGAGGSAPKHVQQVQEENHLRWDSLGEFLALAESLRHITNTGGTKKAAVLADALDAATERLLDENKSPSRKVGEIDNRGSHFFLTTEWAKALAEQTEDAELAATFKPVAEALVANADQINAALLAAQGAPADLGGYYQPSEEKVTAIMRPSATLNEIIDAVKK
- a CDS encoding trypsin-like serine protease, giving the protein MCKRLLLPLVLLCFGAGSTLVIPQASAMEGGRETRVEEIEANKVVRLIVNGRSLCTGVAIDEHWVLTAEHCRKNKDEIATVDIQRGTTLPAPSITGVWHADAPSGDIALVFVESGLGLAHYADISRDAVRINDAGTNYGWGSGTKDVLKMSHQKVVGAYTASGFNQGAMFVSENEGVTKNRPGDSGGPLFIRGTVAGISSSIGSSVKTNFSSVPAVYDWIVREVNSRPQPRSTEFMAEIDPGVADRINQRILAAQQQRAIALEIAETNAADAQKALERATEREALAAANVDKAQQLHEQAQALHDSAAEQIAQAQQAQDDARQVVAHAQREQEIAQAALVKQQQLSEQLVQELEEEKAQRLALEAQVGAGGSSSAPVLSAEWWRGFFGVLAALVGGGVAGWLLALRF